One genomic region from Lysobacterales bacterium encodes:
- a CDS encoding Ig-like domain repeat protein has protein sequence MSALRGLPWAVLGLLASGGASAGAFIFAEDYPDAVTHPQVYSGTGGERPDLTVCLDRSVNSSLTSEAEPAVIKAIDTWNRGRSLGADNYALNNATDIASGYDFESVLLHELGHCQGLNHVNHASESGFNDPQANGTKSGVGADGVLNQAAGNDGIHGSRDDLRGDDVNLHWYLRGQNNPGLFNAIADSTTMARELNLLPSGHRFAANADRSVMAALGFANSEAVMQQGTPAREAKRHLHHDDLMTIRFARSGLNRVQGNSDDYRYQLRYVGRLSNPSNTDCNVRIRIDTSTGFAVCGVSALAINNNTSQWRITQAQIAMNSQINWYYSPGPNTVTQISSTSPNPSPVGQSYTVSVRVEEANGISISGNPFGTVEVDDGQGASCSFELASAMNGQGSCVMPGGSAGPRTLTARYLGRGGFDYSEGTASHSVSNTAATTTTITSRVPSSTVVGQSYTVNVSVAANTGTPTGSVQVSDGSNSCQATLSGGSMSCVMPSILAGTRALTASYTPSGSFAASSGTASHVIARASAVFASSGVQPTPSAHGQTVTVNFGLAAQAPSTASPVGTVTVAAVPGGENCSASATAGACTLTLFGAGSRSLNLNFAQTPNFNAASASLTHQVNPASTSLRIESVTPSPVRVGQPYDLLVRVESPNVIPDGGVQVSEGVGACTAFLSGGAGSCRLSSGGAGTRSLQASYAGNANFTASSASGSQSVLRGATALRVTGLYPQPSPVNSALQVRWAVEVLPPAAGSPGGTVTVTAGPGETCSAPVVAGGCTLSLGAAGPRSLQFSYAGSADFEPAVISAAHSVDADALFRSGFEAIEAAVSPP, from the coding sequence ATGAGCGCCCTGCGCGGCCTGCCTTGGGCGGTGCTGGGTCTGCTGGCGAGCGGCGGCGCCAGCGCTGGCGCCTTCATCTTCGCCGAGGACTACCCCGATGCGGTGACCCATCCGCAGGTTTACAGCGGTACCGGCGGCGAGCGGCCGGACCTGACCGTTTGCCTCGATCGCAGCGTCAACAGCAGCCTGACCTCCGAGGCCGAGCCGGCCGTGATCAAGGCCATTGATACCTGGAACCGTGGGCGTTCGCTGGGCGCCGACAACTATGCGCTGAACAACGCGACCGACATCGCGTCGGGCTACGACTTCGAGTCTGTGCTGCTGCATGAGCTGGGCCACTGCCAGGGCCTGAACCATGTCAATCACGCCAGCGAATCGGGCTTCAACGATCCGCAGGCCAATGGCACCAAATCCGGCGTTGGCGCTGACGGCGTGCTCAACCAGGCCGCAGGCAATGACGGTATCCACGGCTCGCGCGACGACCTGCGCGGCGATGATGTCAACTTGCACTGGTATCTGCGCGGGCAGAACAATCCCGGGCTGTTCAACGCGATTGCCGACAGTACAACGATGGCGCGCGAGCTGAACCTCCTGCCGTCCGGTCATCGCTTCGCTGCCAATGCGGACCGCAGCGTGATGGCGGCGCTGGGCTTCGCCAACTCCGAGGCGGTGATGCAGCAGGGTACGCCGGCCCGCGAGGCCAAGCGGCATCTGCACCACGACGACCTGATGACGATCCGCTTCGCGCGCTCCGGCCTGAACCGGGTGCAGGGCAACAGCGACGACTACCGCTACCAGCTGCGCTACGTGGGTCGGCTCTCCAACCCCTCCAATACCGACTGCAATGTGCGCATCCGCATCGACACCAGCACCGGCTTCGCCGTGTGCGGCGTCAGTGCCTTGGCGATCAACAACAACACCAGCCAGTGGCGCATCACCCAGGCGCAGATCGCGATGAACTCGCAGATCAACTGGTACTACTCGCCGGGTCCCAACACGGTCACCCAGATCAGCTCGACTTCGCCGAACCCGAGCCCCGTCGGCCAGAGCTATACGGTCAGCGTGCGAGTGGAGGAAGCCAACGGCATCAGCATCAGCGGCAATCCCTTCGGTACTGTGGAAGTGGACGACGGCCAGGGGGCGAGCTGCAGTTTCGAGCTTGCCAGTGCGATGAACGGGCAGGGCAGCTGCGTGATGCCGGGCGGCAGCGCCGGCCCGCGCACCTTGACCGCGCGCTATCTCGGGCGCGGCGGGTTCGACTACAGCGAGGGCACGGCCAGCCACAGCGTGAGCAATACCGCCGCGACCACCACGACCATTACCTCGCGGGTGCCGAGCAGCACCGTGGTCGGCCAGAGCTACACGGTCAACGTGAGCGTGGCGGCGAACACCGGCACACCGACCGGCAGCGTGCAGGTCAGCGACGGCAGCAACAGCTGCCAGGCGACGCTGTCCGGCGGGAGCATGAGCTGCGTGATGCCATCGATCCTTGCCGGTACGCGCGCGCTCACCGCGAGCTACACGCCGAGCGGCAGTTTCGCTGCCAGCAGCGGCACGGCCAGCCATGTCATCGCGCGTGCCAGTGCGGTGTTCGCCAGCAGCGGCGTGCAGCCGACGCCGTCCGCGCATGGCCAGACGGTGACCGTGAACTTCGGCCTGGCCGCGCAGGCGCCGAGTACGGCCAGTCCGGTCGGTACCGTCACAGTCGCAGCGGTGCCGGGGGGCGAGAACTGCAGCGCGAGTGCCACTGCAGGCGCCTGCACCCTCACCCTGTTCGGCGCGGGAAGCCGCAGCCTCAATCTGAACTTTGCACAGACGCCGAACTTCAATGCGGCGAGCGCCAGCCTGACGCATCAGGTCAACCCGGCGAGCACCAGCCTGCGGATCGAGTCGGTGACGCCCTCGCCGGTGCGCGTGGGCCAGCCTTACGACCTGTTGGTGCGTGTCGAGAGCCCGAATGTCATCCCCGACGGCGGCGTGCAGGTCAGCGAAGGGGTGGGCGCCTGCACCGCCTTCCTGTCCGGTGGCGCCGGCAGCTGCCGGCTGAGTTCCGGTGGGGCGGGCACCCGCTCGCTGCAGGCCAGCTATGCCGGCAACGCCAACTTCACGGCCAGTAGCGCCAGCGGCAGCCAGAGCGTGCTGCGTGGAGCGACCGCGCTGCGCGTGACTGGACTGTACCCGCAGCCTTCGCCGGTCAATTCGGCGCTGCAGGTGCGCTGGGCCGTGGAGGTGCTGCCGCCGGCGGCCGGCAGCCCGGGTGGCACCGTCACGGTGACGGCGGGACCGGGCGAGACCTGCTCCGCGCCCGTGGTCGCGGGCGGCTGCACGCTGAGCCTGGGCGCGGCAGGACCGCGCAGCCTGCAGTTCAGCTATGCCGGCAGCGCAGACTTCGAGCCAGCCGTCATCAGCGCGGCCCACAGCGTCGATGCCGATGCGCTGTTCCGCAGCGGCTTCGAGGCGATCGAGGCGGCGGTCTCGCCGCCCTGA
- a CDS encoding exo-alpha-sialidase, with amino-acid sequence MSFRSTRMRLAAAVAIACTVSACMAPVRSEYADSEYRKRGAEPVDPAEYREPVLPPERPDKQRLLGAPPSALAWIERGPAPTRSAQVRVPPNNEVCGGIQALAPHPTNANILYIGAVNGGIWRTGNALAASPTWTPQTDQLPSQSIGALAFDPTDTSHQTLVAGLGRWSNFAQRGDDEVGVYRTTNGGTTWTQLGASALLGQKMVAVWPRGATILAAARNGGLWRSTDTGASWSLVSGTGGLPAGGIGDMAAHPDAPLRVYISVLGATRNVLRSDDGGATWTDISAGITAMGSSSGNVRLAVGPGASGAVFVAVVNTGALAGVFRSANQGTNWTAMDVPPVHPGTQGVVNTSIVVDPGNPNLVYIGGDRITASPFTANIRRGDATAVAGSQFTTIMDANAGNTTPHADSRNMAFDVNGNLLQVDDGCIYRRATPTSSAGTWASVAGNLKVMEVHDLDHDRVSDILVIGTQDNGTHMQQAATNPIWVSINGGDGGDVAIEDSGTDGLRFISSQNLGGFRRATYSAANAQTANVSVPTGGIVTDPQFVTPVEVNVDDPGRMLVGGINTLYESSNANAGSPTLASIGGPGANRNAMAYGASGNPGVAYVGRGSQVFQRTAGGFVATTALPAGASTVTDVALDPINPARVWAIDDNQVFFSSNSGTSWTDITGNLPAISSQDFRTIEFIHADGAVPARIALGTRSGVYAATSGTGDWALFGDFLPDVLVFDLRYVHDQRTLYAGTLGRGVWSLRVVAGSLFSNGFEP; translated from the coding sequence ATGTCTTTCCGTTCGACGCGGATGCGTCTCGCCGCGGCAGTGGCGATCGCCTGCACAGTCTCCGCCTGCATGGCACCGGTCCGCAGTGAGTATGCGGACAGCGAATACCGCAAGCGCGGCGCCGAGCCGGTCGACCCGGCGGAATACAGAGAGCCGGTGCTGCCGCCCGAACGCCCTGACAAGCAGCGCCTGCTGGGCGCACCGCCCTCGGCGCTGGCCTGGATCGAACGCGGCCCGGCGCCCACCCGCAGCGCCCAGGTCAGGGTGCCGCCGAACAACGAAGTCTGCGGGGGTATCCAAGCGCTGGCACCACATCCGACCAATGCCAACATCCTCTACATCGGCGCGGTCAACGGCGGCATCTGGCGCACCGGCAACGCACTGGCAGCCTCGCCCACCTGGACGCCGCAGACCGATCAGCTGCCCTCGCAGTCGATCGGCGCTCTGGCGTTCGACCCGACCGACACGAGCCATCAGACACTGGTCGCAGGCCTCGGCCGCTGGAGCAACTTCGCCCAGCGTGGCGATGACGAAGTCGGCGTGTATCGCACCACCAACGGTGGTACCACCTGGACCCAGCTCGGTGCCAGCGCCCTGCTCGGTCAGAAGATGGTCGCGGTCTGGCCACGCGGTGCGACGATCCTCGCGGCCGCCCGCAACGGCGGCCTGTGGCGGAGCACCGATACGGGCGCGAGCTGGTCCCTGGTCTCGGGCACCGGCGGACTGCCGGCGGGCGGCATCGGCGACATGGCGGCGCATCCTGATGCGCCGCTTCGCGTCTACATCTCGGTGCTCGGCGCGACGCGCAACGTGCTGCGCAGCGATGACGGTGGCGCCACCTGGACCGATATCAGCGCCGGCATCACAGCGATGGGCAGCAGCAGCGGCAATGTCCGGCTGGCGGTAGGACCCGGCGCCAGCGGCGCGGTATTCGTCGCCGTCGTCAACACCGGCGCCCTCGCCGGGGTATTCCGTTCGGCCAACCAGGGCACCAACTGGACGGCGATGGACGTACCTCCCGTGCATCCGGGCACACAGGGCGTGGTCAACACCTCGATCGTGGTCGATCCGGGCAATCCGAACCTGGTCTACATCGGCGGCGACCGGATCACCGCCTCGCCCTTCACTGCCAACATCCGACGCGGCGATGCGACCGCTGTCGCCGGCAGCCAGTTCACCACCATCATGGACGCCAACGCCGGCAACACGACGCCGCATGCCGACAGCCGCAACATGGCCTTCGACGTCAACGGCAATCTGCTGCAGGTCGACGATGGCTGCATCTACCGGCGCGCGACGCCGACCTCGTCCGCCGGCACCTGGGCCTCGGTCGCCGGCAATCTCAAGGTGATGGAGGTGCACGACCTCGACCACGACCGTGTCTCCGACATCCTGGTGATCGGCACGCAGGACAACGGAACGCACATGCAGCAGGCAGCGACCAACCCGATCTGGGTGTCGATCAACGGTGGCGATGGCGGCGACGTCGCCATCGAGGATTCGGGCACCGACGGGTTGCGCTTCATCAGCTCGCAGAATCTCGGCGGCTTCCGTCGCGCCACCTACAGCGCCGCCAATGCGCAGACCGCGAACGTTTCGGTCCCGACCGGCGGCATCGTCACCGACCCGCAGTTCGTGACACCCGTGGAAGTCAACGTCGACGATCCAGGCCGGATGCTCGTCGGTGGAATCAACACGCTCTACGAGTCCAGCAACGCCAATGCGGGATCGCCAACCCTGGCCTCGATCGGAGGCCCGGGCGCCAACCGCAACGCGATGGCGTACGGCGCCAGCGGCAACCCCGGCGTCGCCTATGTGGGGCGCGGCAGCCAGGTGTTCCAGCGCACCGCCGGCGGCTTCGTCGCCACCACCGCCCTGCCCGCGGGCGCATCGACCGTTACCGATGTCGCGCTGGATCCGATCAACCCGGCCCGGGTCTGGGCGATCGACGACAACCAGGTGTTCTTCTCGTCGAACAGCGGCACCAGCTGGACCGACATCACCGGCAACCTGCCCGCGATCAGCTCGCAGGACTTCCGCACCATCGAGTTCATCCACGCGGACGGCGCGGTGCCGGCACGGATTGCGCTGGGCACGCGCTCGGGTGTCTACGCGGCGACCAGCGGCACCGGCGACTGGGCGCTGTTCGGTGATTTCCTGCCCGACGTACTGGTGTTCGACCTGCGCTACGTGCACGACCAGCGCACCCTGTATGCCGGCACGCTTGGGCGCGGCGTGTGGTCGCTGAGGGTCGTGGCGGGCAGTCTGTTCTCGAACGGGTTCGAGCCCTGA
- a CDS encoding thymidine kinase, producing MAKLYYYYSAMNAGKTTTLLQSAHNYHERGMRTRIFTPRLDNRYGAGIVASRIGLQATGVIFDREDDLLGMTQRDIAVHGPLHCVLVDEAQFMSKAQVWQITEIVDRLKIPVLAYGLRTDFRGELFEGSQYLLAWSDSITEIKTICHSGKKATMVVRVDENGRAVSEGPQVEIGGNERYVSVSRAEFKAIMEGRHAIEPQQPRLPL from the coding sequence TTGGCCAAGCTCTACTACTACTACTCGGCGATGAACGCCGGGAAGACCACGACCCTGCTGCAGAGCGCGCACAACTACCACGAGCGCGGCATGCGCACGCGCATCTTCACACCACGCCTGGACAACCGCTACGGCGCCGGCATCGTCGCCTCGCGCATCGGCCTGCAGGCGACCGGTGTGATATTCGACCGTGAAGACGATCTGCTGGGCATGACCCAGCGCGACATCGCGGTGCACGGGCCGCTGCACTGTGTGCTGGTCGATGAAGCCCAGTTCATGAGCAAGGCCCAGGTCTGGCAGATCACCGAGATCGTCGACCGTCTGAAGATCCCGGTACTGGCCTACGGGCTGCGCACCGACTTCCGCGGCGAGCTGTTCGAGGGCAGCCAGTACCTCTTGGCCTGGTCCGATTCGATCACCGAGATCAAGACCATCTGCCACAGCGGCAAGAAAGCGACCATGGTCGTGCGCGTCGACGAGAACGGCAGAGCGGTGTCGGAAGGCCCCCAGGTCGAGATCGGCGGCAACGAGCGCTACGTATCGGTGTCGCGCGCAGAGTTCAAGGCGATCATGGAAGGCCGGCACGCCATCGAGCCGCAGCAGCCGCGCCTGCCTCTGTAG
- a CDS encoding AAA family ATPase — protein MYLQFYGLAEPPFSITPDPRFVFLSERHRDALAHLLYGIGQGGSGGFVQLTGDVGTGKTTLCRLLLEQMPADTRVALVLNPRLSPVELVESICEELKLDVEPIRGSLKGLVDRLNAYLLRAYGEGLRVVLIIDEAQNLSFEALEQVRLLTNLETATQKLLQIILLGQPELRETLARPELRQLTQRITARFHLTPLSADETADYLRHRLSVAGCPRFPFSRLAVRRIHQHAGGVPRLINVIADRALTAGYVGELSQIGEHEVERAAREALASPVRRARPWLLSVTAAVAFALVFALLWRGREAVTEAAPEAPASATTSPANPAQSALIDEAGLRSLIEGSDGASFAAWNHLLALWTLRAREADVRTAQRCPLELGAGVYCLRAAGNLAKLETLRRPVLLRLTSGNREAWAVLLGSGEARVRLLLDGETIEAPRALFERLWLGEFHVIWRAPGFISGNLRRGDAGPAVDWLAQRLLEARHLSELSPGPQSFDAAIEQAVRRLQAAHGLVPDGIVGPETLLAATSHKAGGPRLRRLR, from the coding sequence ATGTATCTGCAGTTCTACGGCCTCGCCGAGCCGCCCTTCTCGATCACGCCCGACCCGCGCTTCGTGTTCCTGTCCGAGCGCCACCGGGATGCGCTCGCGCATCTGCTGTACGGCATCGGCCAGGGCGGCAGTGGTGGCTTCGTGCAGCTCACGGGCGACGTGGGCACCGGCAAGACCACGCTCTGCCGCTTGCTGCTGGAGCAGATGCCGGCCGACACCCGCGTCGCCCTCGTGCTGAACCCGCGGCTGTCGCCGGTCGAGCTGGTCGAGAGCATCTGCGAGGAGCTGAAGCTCGATGTCGAGCCGATCCGCGGCAGCCTGAAGGGCCTGGTCGATCGCTTGAACGCCTACCTGCTGCGCGCCTATGGGGAAGGCCTGCGGGTGGTGCTGATCATCGACGAGGCGCAGAACCTGAGTTTCGAGGCGCTGGAGCAGGTGCGTCTGTTGACCAACCTTGAAACCGCGACCCAGAAGCTGCTGCAGATCATCCTGCTGGGTCAGCCCGAACTGCGCGAGACGCTGGCGCGACCGGAGCTGAGGCAGCTGACCCAGCGCATCACCGCGCGCTTCCATCTGACGCCCCTGTCGGCGGACGAGACCGCGGACTATCTGCGTCACCGGCTGTCGGTGGCGGGCTGCCCGCGCTTTCCGTTCTCGCGGCTGGCGGTGCGGCGCATCCACCAGCATGCGGGCGGGGTGCCGCGCCTCATCAACGTGATTGCGGATCGCGCGCTGACCGCCGGCTATGTCGGCGAACTCAGCCAGATCGGCGAGCACGAGGTCGAGCGTGCGGCGCGCGAGGCGCTGGCCTCACCGGTGCGGCGGGCGCGCCCCTGGCTGCTGAGCGTCACCGCAGCGGTCGCTTTTGCGCTGGTGTTCGCCCTGCTCTGGCGTGGGCGCGAGGCGGTCACTGAAGCCGCCCCCGAAGCGCCCGCGAGCGCCACGACGAGCCCCGCCAACCCGGCGCAGAGCGCGCTGATCGATGAGGCCGGGCTGCGCTCGCTGATCGAGGGCAGCGACGGTGCCAGCTTCGCGGCCTGGAACCATCTGCTTGCGCTGTGGACCCTGCGCGCCCGCGAGGCCGACGTGCGCACCGCCCAGCGCTGCCCGCTGGAGCTGGGCGCGGGCGTCTACTGCCTGCGCGCGGCCGGCAACTTGGCCAAACTCGAAACCCTGCGGCGCCCGGTGCTGCTGCGCCTCACCTCGGGCAATCGCGAGGCCTGGGCGGTGCTGCTCGGCAGCGGTGAAGCGCGGGTGCGCCTGCTGCTCGACGGCGAGACGATCGAAGCGCCGCGCGCCCTGTTCGAGCGCCTGTGGCTGGGCGAATTCCACGTGATCTGGCGAGCGCCGGGCTTCATCAGCGGCAATCTGCGCCGCGGCGATGCCGGCCCTGCCGTCGATTGGCTCGCGCAGCGTCTGCTCGAAGCGCGCCATCTCAGCGAGCTCTCGCCCGGGCCGCAGAGCTTCGACGCCGCGATCGAGCAGGCGGTGCGCCGTCTGCAGGCCGCGCATGGCCTGGTGCCGGACGGCATCGTCGGTCCCGAGACCCTGCTCGCGGCGACCAGCCACAAGGCAGGCGGGCCGCGCCTGCGGCGCCTGCGCTGA
- a CDS encoding general secretion pathway protein GspB, which yields MSLILEALKKSEAERQRGRAPGLLDLQLRAPRRRSKAGLLTVLSALVLAAVGAGYGFALLRAPAEAPLAAAAPAPSAVAEAAPAPSAPTATAAPEHAAAAESKDAESATPASRLPSDPGFDSVEREARPQLAVALTDPVATAQTPAPAASVPPPDASVDAPAAAPGAPLPATAAMPATSADPADAAQAAAEPAAPQAPTLAVAAERDSAASAPTAAGLEPVAPPAAPSDSPPPLSSLDHEARGRLPPLKVSMHVFAEDPAGRVVIIDGRRLREGDAMDSRLRLAEIRREGSVLELEGRRYLLPRP from the coding sequence ATGTCCCTGATTCTAGAAGCCCTCAAGAAGTCCGAAGCGGAGCGCCAGCGCGGGCGCGCGCCCGGCCTGCTTGACCTGCAGCTGCGCGCGCCGCGGCGCCGATCGAAGGCGGGGCTGCTGACGGTTCTGAGCGCACTGGTGCTTGCGGCTGTGGGCGCAGGCTACGGGTTCGCCCTGCTCCGCGCGCCGGCCGAAGCGCCGCTGGCGGCTGCCGCGCCAGCGCCTTCTGCAGTCGCCGAAGCGGCACCCGCACCGTCCGCGCCAACGGCCACCGCTGCACCCGAGCATGCGGCGGCAGCCGAATCCAAGGATGCGGAGAGCGCTACGCCCGCATCGCGCCTGCCCAGCGACCCCGGCTTCGATTCGGTCGAGCGCGAGGCCAGACCGCAGCTGGCGGTGGCCCTGACCGACCCGGTCGCTACGGCGCAAACGCCGGCGCCGGCAGCGAGCGTGCCGCCGCCCGACGCGTCCGTCGACGCGCCGGCCGCCGCACCCGGCGCACCATTGCCTGCGACCGCAGCGATGCCCGCGACCAGCGCCGATCCAGCAGACGCCGCGCAGGCAGCGGCGGAGCCCGCAGCGCCGCAAGCGCCCACGCTTGCGGTCGCGGCCGAGCGGGACTCCGCCGCCTCGGCTCCGACTGCGGCAGGCCTTGAGCCGGTCGCGCCGCCTGCCGCCCCGAGCGATTCACCGCCGCCGCTCTCCAGCCTGGACCACGAAGCACGTGGCCGCCTGCCGCCGCTCAAGGTCAGCATGCATGTGTTCGCCGAAGACCCGGCTGGGCGCGTGGTGATCATCGATGGCCGTCGCCTGCGCGAGGGCGATGCCATGGACTCGCGCCTGCGCCTTGCGGAAATCCGTCGCGAGGGCAGCGTGCTGGAGCTCGAAGGTCGCCGCTATCTGTTGCCGCGCCCATGA
- a CDS encoding rhomboid family intramembrane serine protease, which produces MFVNVPGRRRPQGRWVTPLIVALSMAGFVWLAPLEPAARAEFLLRWGTVPASLFSPSVLTSALLDGRAFSLVSALFLHANWLHLLGNLLFLLIFGLPAERSLGPLRFLAVFFFCGVAANLSAAWSLDGTAAVIIGSSGAVSGLIGAFLVLFPRAELAIVLPLGVFLEFVRTPASVLIGIWALLQLMFAYVGPTFGAVAWWAHLAGFALGMILALLMRRGVERKLRRS; this is translated from the coding sequence GTGTTCGTCAACGTGCCCGGCCGGCGCCGGCCCCAAGGCCGCTGGGTGACGCCACTCATCGTTGCGCTAAGCATGGCCGGCTTCGTCTGGCTGGCGCCGCTCGAACCCGCCGCCCGCGCCGAGTTCCTGCTGCGCTGGGGCACGGTGCCGGCCTCGCTGTTCTCGCCCTCGGTGCTGACCTCGGCCCTGCTCGACGGACGCGCATTCAGTCTGGTGAGCGCTTTGTTCCTGCACGCCAACTGGCTGCATCTTCTGGGCAACCTGCTGTTCCTGCTGATCTTCGGCCTGCCCGCCGAGCGCAGCCTCGGGCCGCTGCGCTTTCTCGCGGTGTTCTTCTTCTGTGGGGTCGCGGCGAACTTGAGCGCCGCCTGGTCGCTGGATGGAACCGCCGCAGTCATCATCGGCTCCAGCGGCGCGGTGTCGGGCCTGATCGGCGCCTTTCTCGTGCTTTTCCCGCGCGCGGAGCTCGCCATTGTTCTGCCGCTCGGGGTGTTCCTCGAGTTCGTGCGCACGCCAGCCTCGGTGCTGATCGGCATCTGGGCGCTGCTGCAGCTGATGTTCGCCTACGTCGGCCCGACCTTCGGCGCGGTGGCGTGGTGGGCGCATCTCGCCGGCTTCGCGCTGGGCATGATCCTTGCCTTGCTGATGCGACGCGGCGTCGAACGCAAGCTGCGCCGCAGCTAG
- a CDS encoding DUF1820 family protein: MSSRLYKVTFLNAGKIYELYARRVVSSALWGFTEVAELVFDANDSLVVDPTEERLRSEFGDTRVLHLPMQSIVRVEEVERRGQLSIRDSATGESVITPFPMPGKPR, encoded by the coding sequence ATGAGCAGCCGTCTGTACAAAGTCACCTTCCTCAATGCCGGCAAGATCTACGAGCTCTACGCACGTCGCGTGGTCAGCAGCGCGCTGTGGGGCTTCACCGAGGTCGCCGAGCTGGTGTTCGACGCCAACGATTCGCTGGTGGTCGATCCGACCGAGGAACGGCTGCGCAGCGAGTTCGGCGACACCCGCGTCCTGCACCTCCCCATGCAGTCCATCGTCCGCGTCGAGGAAGTCGAGCGCCGCGGTCAGCTGAGCATCCGCGACTCCGCCACCGGCGAGAGCGTCATCACCCCCTTCCCGATGCCGGGAAAACCGCGCTGA
- a CDS encoding NYN domain-containing protein, whose translation MNRVAVFIDAGYLYASAIKLLTGIKQSRSAITLSYEDFLEYIIKQSEALTRRELLRVYWYDGTSSGPTGAHRKLAYQANVKLRLGMVSLAGEQKGVDSLLIMDMANLAQNRAMSDAVVLTGDEDIRVGVVLAQQYGVRVHLVGIADPDGERNQSSMLQQEADTTGLIGLEELQKFATVNDRSSSEHGEDDEYGDDPAAAAMVQQLLDEAAASLIAMLNPDELIQARIGLGTGAQSVPPMLDRQLLTVGRQRMQRDLMPHEKRQLRARFVTQLKRAAPDPNEPAEG comes from the coding sequence ATGAACCGAGTTGCCGTTTTCATCGACGCCGGCTACCTCTACGCCTCCGCCATCAAGCTGCTCACCGGCATCAAGCAGTCCCGCAGTGCGATCACGCTGTCCTACGAGGACTTCCTCGAGTACATCATCAAGCAGTCCGAAGCGCTGACCCGCCGCGAGCTGCTGCGCGTCTACTGGTATGACGGCACCAGCTCGGGCCCGACCGGCGCCCACCGCAAGCTGGCCTACCAGGCCAACGTCAAGCTGCGGCTGGGCATGGTCAGCTTGGCCGGTGAACAGAAGGGCGTCGACTCGCTGCTGATCATGGACATGGCCAACCTGGCGCAGAACCGCGCGATGAGCGATGCGGTGGTGCTGACCGGCGACGAGGACATCCGCGTCGGCGTGGTGCTGGCCCAGCAGTACGGCGTGCGCGTGCATCTGGTCGGCATCGCCGACCCGGACGGCGAGCGCAACCAGAGCTCGATGCTGCAGCAGGAAGCCGACACCACGGGCCTCATTGGTCTCGAAGAGCTGCAGAAGTTCGCCACGGTGAACGACCGCAGCAGCAGCGAGCACGGCGAGGACGACGAGTACGGCGACGATCCGGCCGCCGCAGCCATGGTCCAGCAGCTGCTGGATGAGGCCGCCGCCTCGCTGATCGCGATGCTGAACCCGGACGAGCTGATCCAGGCGCGGATCGGCCTTGGCACCGGCGCGCAGTCGGTGCCGCCGATGCTCGACCGCCAGCTGCTCACGGTCGGTCGCCAGCGCATGCAGCGCGATCTGATGCCGCACGAGAAGCGCCAGCTGCGCGCGCGCTTCGTCACCCAGCTGAAGCGCGCCGCCCCCGATCCGAACGAGCCCGCCGAGGGCTGA
- a CDS encoding universal stress protein, with protein MRSVLIPFDGSDGAKRALQYAIDFFREYGRLSVHLLNVQDEPVVYGDYLTASLLDSLRRAALRAAEEVLAGGREMLAAAGIEAHLHTALGGVAEQVARAVEVHGCDTVIMGTRGMGAVSNLLMGSVATRVVHLSKVPVLLVK; from the coding sequence ATGCGCAGCGTTCTGATTCCTTTCGATGGTTCCGACGGCGCCAAGCGCGCCCTGCAGTACGCGATCGATTTCTTCCGCGAGTACGGACGGCTGTCGGTCCACCTGCTCAACGTGCAGGACGAGCCGGTGGTCTACGGCGATTACCTCACCGCCAGCCTGCTCGACAGCCTGCGCCGCGCCGCCCTGCGCGCCGCCGAAGAAGTGCTGGCGGGCGGGCGCGAGATGCTGGCTGCGGCGGGCATCGAAGCGCATCTGCATACGGCACTGGGTGGCGTCGCCGAGCAGGTCGCGCGCGCCGTCGAGGTCCACGGCTGCGACACCGTGATCATGGGCACGCGCGGCATGGGCGCCGTCTCCAACCTGCTGATGGGCTCGGTCGCGACGCGCGTAGTGCACCTGTCGAAGGTGCCCGTGCTGCTGGTGAAGTAG